In one Arachis duranensis cultivar V14167 chromosome 9, aradu.V14167.gnm2.J7QH, whole genome shotgun sequence genomic region, the following are encoded:
- the LOC107465695 gene encoding uncharacterized protein LOC107465695, producing MRHMHQEMRSNMQNQGAANKKLETQVGYLSQQIPKPINSFPSDTENNPRGEAKIMKWEECKAIILRSRKILEEEATKREDHNKEAPTKELEEQKQEGNKSTQNDDSMKQEAMKPFVPKTPYPQRISSTNATVHQVHEGIATKEKSLEWRTNYCDDQGVQCSHPKRVANKEEGHGSFHIPCTIGNKTIDRGFCDLGASINLMPLSLMKKLQITELQPTQIALELADKSYFVILDMEEDYHHPIILGRPFLATARALINVERGELVLRVHDEQLVFHVFKTMHDFPQENDCMKIDSVDTNLKEAPNESPPELLSPCLKEKKEVEEVQQVQEVMKTKED from the exons ATGAGGCACATGCATCAAGAAATGAGATCCAACATGCAAAATCAAGGAGCTGCAAATAAAAAACTTGAAACACAAGTGGGATATCTTTCTCAGCAAATACCCAAACCCATAAATAGTTTCCCAAGTGATACTGAAAATAATCCTAGGGGAGAAGCAAAGATCATGAagtgggaagaatgcaaggcaatCATCCTGAGGAGTAGGAAGATTTTGGAAGAAGAGGCCACCAAGCGGGAAGATCATAATAAAGAAGCCCCAACAAAGGAGTTGGAGGAGCAAAAGCAAGAAGGAAACAAAAGCACACAAAATGATGATTCAATGAAGCAGGAGGCCATGAAGCCCTTTGTGCCAAAAACTCCTTACCCCCAAAG AATCTCTTCAACAAATGCCACTGTACAtcaagttcatgaaggaatTGCTACCAAAGAAAAGTCCCTTGAATGGAGGACAAACTATTGTGATGACCAAGGAGTGCAGTGCTCTCATCCAAAGAGAGTTGCTAACAAAGAAGAAGGACACGGGAGCTTCCATATCCCATGCACCATAGGCAACAagacaattgacagaggattctgtgaccttggagcaagtataaATCTCATGCCCTTGTCCTTGATGAAGAAGCTCCAAATTACTGAATTGCAGCCCACACAAATAGCCCTCGAATTGGCTGACAAATCCT ATTTTGTCATTCTTGACATGGAGGAAGATTACCATCACCCCATCATTTTGGGAAGACCTTTCTTAGCTACAGCTAGAGCATTGATAAATGTTGAAAGGGGAGAATTGGTGCTGAGAGTGCATGATGAACAGTTAGTCTTCCATGTTTTCAAAACCATGCATGATTTTCCTCAAGAGAATGATTGTATGAAGATTGATTCCGTAGATACAAACTTGAAGGAGGCACCTAATGAGTCACCTCCAGAACTCCTAAGTCCATGcttgaaagagaagaaagaagtagAGGAGGTGCAACAAGTTCAAGAAGTCATGAAAACTAAGGAAGACtaa